One Felis catus isolate Fca126 chromosome D1, F.catus_Fca126_mat1.0, whole genome shotgun sequence DNA segment encodes these proteins:
- the TRIM5 gene encoding tripartite motif-containing protein 5 isoform X3, whose product MALKILNIQDEVFCPICLELLTESLSLDCGHSFCQACITANTKEAEIRLEGENSCPVCGVRYSLENLWPNQHLANIVEKIRKVQLSPEEELKRDLCVRHKEKLLLFCKEDRKIICWLCERSQEHHGHHTFLVEEVVKECQEKLQAALERLKTEQQKVEKLEADIREERTSWKYQIQTERQRIRTEFNQLRSILDSEEQRELQKLEEEEKRILDNLAEAEDDLAQQNQLVKELISDLEHRSEWPTVDLLQDMSGIMKWSEIWTLRKPKTVSRRLKSSFHAPDLRAMLRIHRELTHVQCYWVDITLNPINLNLNLVLSEDQRQVMPMPIWPVKSYNYGILGSQNFSSGKHYWEIDVSKKTAWILGVYCRTCFRNIKYAVRQGTDYQNVFSRYKPQFGYWVIGLQNKFEYKAFEESYTSDPKVLTLSMAVPPCHVGVFLDYEAGIVSFFNVTNHGSLIYKFSKCCFSQTAYPYFNPLNCPGPITLCPPSS is encoded by the exons ATGGCTTTAAAAATCCTGAACATACAAGACGAGGTGTTCTGTCCCATCTGCCTGGAGCTTTTGACAGAATCCCTGAGCCTAGACTGTGGCCACAGCTTCTGTCAAGCTTGCATCACTGCAAACACCAAGGAGGCAGAGATCAGACTAGAAGGGGAAAACAGCTGTCCTGTATGTGGTGTCAGATACTCCCTTGAAAACCTATGGCCTAATCAGCATCTGGCTAACATAGTGGAGAAAATCAGAAAGGTCCAGTTGAGCCCAGAGGAGGAGCTGAAGAGAGACCTCTGTGTGCGCCATAAAGAGAAACTCCTGCTCTTCTGTAAGGAAGATAGGAAGATCATTTGTTGGCTTTGCGAGCGGTCTCAGGAGCACCATGGTCACCACACATTCCTCGTGGAGGAAGTAGTCAAGGAATGTCAG GAGAAGCTCCAGGCTGCTCTGGAGAGGTTGAAGACAGAGCAGCAGAAAGTTGAGAAGCTAGAAGCTGACATCCGAGAAGAGAGAACTTCCTGGAAG TACCAGATACAGACTGAGAGACAAAGGATAAGAACAGAATTTAATCAGCTTAGAAGCATCCTGGACAGTGAAGAGCAGAGAGAACTACAAAAattggaagaagaagagaagagaatactGGATAACTTGGCTGAGGCTGAGGATGATCTGGCTCAGCAGAACCAACTGGTGAAAGAACTTATCTCAGATCTGGAGCATCGCAGTGAATGGCCAACAGTGGACCTGCTACAG GACATGAGTGGAATCATGAAATG GAGTGAGATCTGGACGCTAAGGAAGCCAAAAACTGTTTCAAGAAGACTGAAGAGTTCCTTCCATGCTCCAGATCTGAGGGCAATGCTGCGCATACATAGAG AGCTAACACATGTCCAGTGCTACTGGG tgGACATCACACTGAATCCAATCAACCTAAATTTAAACCTTGTCCTTTCAGAAGATCAGAGACAAGTAATGCCTATGCCAATTTGGCCTGTTAAATCTTATAATTATGGTATCTTGGGCTCCCAAAACTTCTCTTCAGGGAAACATTACTGGGAAATAGATGTGTCCAAGAAGACTGCTTGGATCCTAGGAGTATACTGTAGAACATGTTTCCGTAATATAAAATATGCTGTTAGACAAGGTACAGATTATCAAAATGTCTTCTCCAGATACAAACCTCAATTTGGCTACTGGGTTATTGGGTTACAGAATAAATTTGAGTATAAAGCCTTTGAGGAGTCTTACACATCTGATCCCAAGGTCTTGACTCTTTCCATGGCTGTTCCTCCCTGTCATGTTGGGGTTTTCCTAGACTATGAAGCAGGCATTGTCTCATTTTTCAATGTCACAAACCATGGATCACTCATCTacaaattttctaaatgttgCTTTTCTCAGACTGCTTATCCATATTTTAATCCTTTGAACTGTCCAGGCCCCATCACCCTGTGCCCACCGAGTTCCTGA